CTCGTTGAAGGAATGAATGTGAGGGAAATTCGTGGGAATCTAATCCTTGATTTGAGTTGTTTTGAAGATGGACCAATGGGGCCGGGTTGGATGTGGGATGAGGAGCCAGGATATTGGTGTGTTCCGATGAGCGCACTGAATGTGGAACATAATTTTGTGGGGGGCGCTGTGATTACGCAGCCCGAGCTTCTTGCTGCATCTCTTTTTAAGGGATTATTGGACCGTAAGGGGATTCTGCTAAGAGGAGAGCTAAAGTTAGGACGAGCTCCTGAAGGAAGCGTTTGCCTTGCGCGCCATTTTTCTGAGCCGATGCGTGATTTGATTAAGGTGGTTCTTCAGGATACGGATAATTTATATTCTGATTGTATTTTCAAGCGGTTAGGGGGCTCTTGGGAGAAGGGAAGGGAGTCTGTAGAGAGGTTCATGCGTGACGTAATTGGTCTTGATGCTCACGAGATACGCATTGTAGATGGAAGTGGGCTGTCTCGTTACAATTTGACTTCGCCAAATCAAATGGTAACCTTTTTAAAGGAGATGCGTTCAAATCGTGCTTTGAAAGCGGCGCTTCCTGTTGGGGGAGAAGTGGGAACGCTTAAGAGAAGGATGCTCAGTTTTGGGGGACGGGTTGCTGCTAAAACGGGAAGCATGACGGGGGTTTCTTCGCTTTGCGGTTTTGTGACGACGGAGACGGGAGAGGAACTTGCGGTGGCGATCTTTGTTAATGGCTACATGAAGGAAGGAAGAGAAATCAAGGTGAAGCTTGAGGATGAGATCTGCCATGTGCTTGTGAATGCGATTCCCTAACTGAGACATTTATTTGTTTACGACGCCTAATTCAGTTGAATCTTCTGGAGGAGGATTCTTTTTTGGCGAGAGCTGGAATGGTGATGGATGATGGCGTTTGGATCAGAGGGCTCGAAGTCGGTAGAGTTATAAAGCGAAGAAAAGTAGGTAATTTCAAAGGGAGCTTCGTGAAGGAGATGACCAAGGCAGTGTTCATCTGAGAATTCCATCGGATGGTTATTGAGAAACCGGTCAACCCAAGCGGGAATGACGGCTGTCTCTTTTTCATAGAGGATTACACCTGCTTGAACGCCACAAACGTCGGGGTTTAGGTAGCCCATTTTTCGAGCTCCTTGATTATCTTTTTCACTGGTTCTTCGAATTGCAAAGCGATCTTTTGTAAGGGGGAGATTGATGAGTGGTGCAATGGTTTCTTTAACTTCGCAGTCGACATCGATCCAAACGGTTCGCTTATAGGGGCTCTTGGAAAGAACAAGGGGTTTGTAAAACCAGATGGGGCGGTGATCCCACATTCGGGGGGTTATTTTTTCTTTCCATGGAGGATTGGCAACTTGCTTGTTAATGTCTTTGATGGGAAACATCTCTTCAGATTGTGTGATGACATTTCCTTTTGACTGACACCATGCTCGAGCAGAGGGAGACATTCCAAAGTCGCAGAATGTAATAGGGGCGCTGCTATGTTTGGTAAGGTTTGTCCACCACCATTTGAGCATCCATTCTTGGCGCTCGTCACATCCTGTGAGGATTCCTTTATCCATTGAACCCTATTTTTGCTAATAGGTTTCTTTTTCGGGTGGCACTTGCATGATGGAGGATGAGAGCGTGAGGGTTGGGAATCTCTGGAGTTGTCCAGTTGTAGTTTCGGGAGAAATAGATGATGTCATAAGGTTTTTCATGGAGAAGATGGGAAAGACAGGTTTCTTCAGCAAAGTCGATTTGGTAGAGGTCTTGACACCACTTTGTCCAGGCTGGGATAATGGGAGATGTATTTGTGTAGGCGAAAACTCCAGTTTGGACTCCTTTGGTTCCTTCTTTTAGGAGTTTTCTTTCGTGGAGGGGAGCTGTTTCTTCTTCTGATGTGTGAGAAATTGCAAACCCGTCTCCAATTTGAATCATTTCAAAGAGTGAGCCGACATCTTTTTTGACTTCACAATCGAGGTCAATCCATATGGAGTTGGTGTAAGGGGACTTTTGTTGGACAAAGGCTTTACGAAACCAGACATCGCGGTTACTCCATAGCAGAGGGAAGAGGGTGTCTCTCCATGGGGCGGATTCGATGCCTTCTGATAGGTTACTCATGGGAATGGAGTGTTGGGAAATAAGAGTTCCTTTGCTTTTGCACCAGTTTTGTGCGGAGGGACTCATTCCAAAGTCGCAGAAAGTAACGGGATAAGTGTTGTGCTTGGAATAGTTTGTCCACCACCATTTTAGGAGGTATTCTTGGCGCTCGTCGCACCCAGTAAGCACTCCGCTATCCATGAAACTTCATCTCGGACAGAAGCTTCCTTTTACGGCTGGCTCCAGTATGATGGATAATAGCAATGTGCTCAGATGAGAATTCGGAGATCAGCCAATTGTATTTATTGGAAAGGATGGTGATATCAAAGGGTCTTTTTGCAAAGAGATGGCTGAGGGCTGTTTGATCTGAAACTTCGGTATCGATGTGTTTCAGACAGTGATCAACCCAGGCAGGGATAACAGGGGAAGTTTTCTTAAATACAATGACGCCTGCTTGAAGAACTTGCACGTTATCTTTTAAGAGATTGTATTTGCGTGCGTGTTTTGTATTCTCTTCTGTATCGTATGCGATGGCAAACCCATCTTTGCTTTCTGTCATTTCAAATAGGGGTGCAATGTCTTTGAGGATCTCGCAGTCGACATCGGTCCAAAGGGTTTTTTCATAAGGAGACTGGGAGAGAATAAGGGGTTTAGAAAACCAAACGGAGCGTTTATTCAATGTTGAAAGACTCACTTTATCTGACCATGGCGCCGAGTGATTTTTATCTGTGGAGATTGGTTTAGGGTCAAAAGGTAGAATGTTTCCTTTTGTTTCGCACCATTTTCTGGCACCTAAGCTCATTCCAAAATCGCAAAAAGTGACGGGATAGTGATTATGTTTGGAGTAGTTTTCCCACCACCATTTGAGCATCCACTCTTGTTCGGCATTGCATCCGGTAAGCACTCCCTTTTTCATTGCAGCCCTCCAAGGATTCTAGTTTTCCCGTATCCTCCAGCATGATGGCGTATGACGGTATTAGGGTCTTGAGGAATGATTGTTGGCCAATTGTAAAGGAGAGGGTGGGGAGTAATCGAAAGGTTTTCGCTTTCTAGCATTTCCATGAGGACTGTTTCATCACCAAAATGTTTGTGATTATTTTCCTGGGTATGGAAGGCCCATTTTTGGGGAATTAAAGAGCCGTGACGGCAAACAATAACGCCTGTATTATAGATATCGAGATCTTTTACCTGGAATCTTAAGATGCTAAACCCATTGCTTTTATCGGCATATTCGAAGAGTTTGTCAATGGGGCGGCGCACTTCACAATCCAGGTCCATCCAAACGGTTCGCTTATAGGGGCTTTTTAAAAGAAGAAACGGTTTTGTGAACCATTCGGTTCTCCCTTCCCAAAGGTCTCCAGGATATTTTTCCTCCCAAATAGAGCTTTGTTTTGGATCGATTTCTTTTTTTGATTTAATCAAACCTTCAGGGAATGAAAAAGAGAGGACTGTTCCCTTAGTCTCGCACCATAGGCGGGCACTTTTGGACATTCCTAAATCAAAAAATGTAACGGGGTATGAGCTTTGTTTGGAATAGTGTTCCCACCACCATTTAAGCATCCATTCTTGCGTGATATCGGTTGCAACAATGACTCCATCGCCAGAGACTTTAGAATTCCAGTTGAGATGTTCTTTCATAATAGTCACTTGATTTGTTTTAGAATTTCTCGTTTCCCTGCGCCTCCGCCATGATGGTAGACATTTACAGGAGAATTGGTTTTCCAGAAATTGAGAAAGTTGAAGCCAAAGGGGAGGGGATTAATCTTAATGGGGTGTTTTTTTTGGGCTTCGATAAGGGCTGTTTCGTCACTCATAGTCACATGGTGTTTTTCTAATACGGCTTCTGCCCAATAAGTAAATGCTGGAGCTAGTCTTTTAGCGACAACAACACCGGAGTTAATCACCGTATTGGCTTTAAGGTTGAGCTTGATTAGGCTGATTCCATCATCGGTGTTGCAATAGTCAAACAAGGGGCTTAGTGAGTTTTTAACTTCGCAATCGATATCAATCCAGATAGTTCTGTCATAAGGGCTTTGAAGAATAATAAATGGTTTATGCATCCATTCGATTCTGCAGTCCCAGATGTGCTCTGAGTAACTACCTTCCCATTGTTTTTGAATGTCAGAAGGGATGTCACTCTTTTTCGAAATTGTTGAATCTGGCAGGGAAAAGGAAATCACAGTCCCTTTTGATTTGCACCAAATAAGAGCGCTTTTTGACATGCCAAGATCAAAAAAAGTGACTGGGGTGTCGTTGTGCTTGGAGTAATGATCCCACCACCATTTTAAGATCCACTCTTGCTTCATGTCTGAAGCAACAATGACGCCATCTCCGCCTGTGTAATTTTTCTGATTCCACTTTGTAATTGCTGCCATGTTTGTATCTATATCCGAGCGATCATTAGAGATCGAGCAAAATTTTATCTTTTCCTTCGAGACCAAGAAAGTGTTGAATAATCGCTTGATTCCCCCCATCAAAGAGGTGGGGGTGATTGTATTTAAGAGGAAAAAATGGAATATCAAAATAGTTTTGGAGAATGAGATGATGGATGATATCTTCATCCCCCAAAAATTCGTGATTTTTTTCGACTCCTTCCTCTGCCCATTTAAGAACTACAGGGGAGCCTTGAAGTGCTGCGCATACTCCCGAATTGTGGTAGAAGCCTTCCTGGAACTCGTGCTTCACAATTGTAAATCCAACTGAAGGTGTGAGGTAATTAAAAAGAGGTGCAATATCTGCTTGAACGCGACAATCGATATCTAGAAATAGAGTTTTTTCATAGGGGCTTTGAAGAAGAATGAAAGGTTTTGTAAACCACGCAGCTCGTTTTCCCCAAATAGCTGATGTCCAATGCTTTTCCCAATGTTCTCTTTTTTCGGGGGTTACTTCGTTTCGCTTGGCTAAAAAATCCATTGGTTTAGAAAAAGGAATGAGGGTTCCTTTAGAAGCACACCACTTTTTTAGGGGTTTAGTAAGCCCTAGGTCAAAAAATGTAACAGGGAGGGAGGAATGCATGTTATAATGTTTCCACCACCAGGGAAGGAAGTGCTCATATTGACTGTTTGCAACAACAATAACTCCTTCAGCTTCCCTAATCTCTTGCTTTGTCTGCACCATAAGGCTATACATAGGCTAAAAGGAATAATCGATGTGCAAAAATCTAATTGAATCGGCTCGGGAAGAGGGGATCAAAGAAGTTAGCATTGATGCGCTTGTTTGCAAAGAGGATGGGAAGGTTTTATTGGTGGAAGATTTGCAAGGTGTCAATCCTTTCTATCATTTTCCCTGTGTGCGAGTCAAAGATGAAGAAACAATTCTTCAAGCGATTCAACGAGCAGTGACAGAAAACACCGCAATGGAGATCAAAGAGGTTTTTCGTTACTTGGGACATTATGATGTAGGAGTAAGACGTCACCTTAACTTTGTGGTTGAGGTGAATGATCCATTTGCAGTGGAGGAAAATAAAAGCATCTCGTTTGCTTGGCTTGATGTTCAAGAAGC
The window above is part of the Candidatus Neptunochlamydia sp. REUL1 genome. Proteins encoded here:
- the dacB gene encoding D-alanyl-D-alanine carboxypeptidase/D-alanyl-D-alanine endopeptidase codes for the protein MRVVILCICFLGTVFGSSLDERKDWIYHSIEGVIRSVDPTALVGIKVVSLDEGVVLYERNAQCRFVPASSLKLFTAATALEQLGADDRFETVVKVDGTIDEGVLKGNCYLVGSGDPSLKGTDFIGLVEGMNVREIRGNLILDLSCFEDGPMGPGWMWDEEPGYWCVPMSALNVEHNFVGGAVITQPELLAASLFKGLLDRKGILLRGELKLGRAPEGSVCLARHFSEPMRDLIKVVLQDTDNLYSDCIFKRLGGSWEKGRESVERFMRDVIGLDAHEIRIVDGSGLSRYNLTSPNQMVTFLKEMRSNRALKAALPVGGEVGTLKRRMLSFGGRVAAKTGSMTGVSSLCGFVTTETGEELAVAIFVNGYMKEGREIKVKLEDEICHVLVNAIP
- a CDS encoding NUDIX hydrolase, producing MCKNLIESAREEGIKEVSIDALVCKEDGKVLLVEDLQGVNPFYHFPCVRVKDEETILQAIQRAVTENTAMEIKEVFRYLGHYDVGVRRHLNFVVEVNDPFAVEENKSISFAWLDVQEAVEYPIQDEVREMLDLYSKA